The following DNA comes from Seriola aureovittata isolate HTS-2021-v1 ecotype China chromosome 15, ASM2101889v1, whole genome shotgun sequence.
ACATATAAGAGTAAAGGGAATATCGTCAGTGGGAGGATTTAAACTTTATTGCTCAGTATGTTCTTTGCCAATTAGTCAAAGAACTGTCTAAATATTGTCTAAATATTAATTATGACAAttgaaagaaatatataatattaaatatactgtttgttatatataatattactttGACATGTGACTTCAAATCATCCATGTGTCCACAGTCGTCAGTTCTAGTACACTACAGTTCTACTATactaatatataaataagttaatgttttagtttattggctgtttatttgtatatactgtacgtTATTTATATGTAAGGCATTTACATTCATAATTTGCATCTGTACATAAATACACTGTAGTCCTGTTTATCTTTTACATTGGGCAAATACAAGATAGATGAGTAGGTCTTCACGGGTCACAGATCCTCAGGTCAGACCTGAGACCCGACTCGAGTCCGTCCAGGTCCAGCTCAAACTCACTCAAATCAGGAGATGGTTCCATTTTACTGCCACGAGTCTGACTCTCAGGTCTGTGcctcagtgtgtttgagtggaTGTGAACGTATCAGCCACAGAAGAAATTacactgatcagctgtttgtctgtcgCCGGGTTAACTAGAATATTTTACTGTGCAGGAGGTCTACAAACTATAAActagaaaataaacaaagtgtttttagAATTAGTCTCTATAACTTCagatgtattacatttttacactatTATTATATGGATGCCCTTATCAGCTGTTTGTTCATCAAGTACTGGTCGGTCTCCTACAAGTCCTTTTTGAATCAGGTCCAAAATGTTGGACGTCCGTGCTGAGCAGTGAAtgttaatataatttaatatttaaaagaaacCGCAGACGACACTGGAGAAAGGAGCTTTCAGCAGGAGAAATAGACTCAGGTGGatgaaaaagtcaaatgaaataaaataaatatagctATGTTGGTCTGTAAATTGGTCAGTTGGTGgttccaccactttggtccagaccaCAATATCTCATCAATATTGAatgaattataataactttggtgatgtCTTAACTTTCCATCTGTCGCCGTCATCGGGTCAAAATTTAGATTTGACCTGGTTGAAAGCATCAAAGCTGCTGGCGTGGCGGTaaactcttagtcttgtttaatAATTAGCTTTAAAACAGTTTGCATGTCATATTGTCACTTTGAAGGTAAAGTTATTTATAGTGAACACTGAAGACTTTACATGAAGTAAGCCAACAGCTGATTCTGATATCTACACCCCTCAGTCTTACAAGTAAACTGTCCAGTGGGCAAATCTCCAAACTGATATGTGTgttatgcccccccccccccacaaaatCATCGTcaccagcccccaccccccgtcTGCTCCTCATTTAGCCATGCGGCGTGTCCCAGTGCCTCAGTAATGGTTCCAGTGTGCCGGGCCGGTCAGGAGAAATGACAGAGCAGAGTCTCGGCCTCAGACCTGTAGGCCCAGAGCTCTGTACTCTGTCATTAGACGCTTTAATGCAGCAGCACCACAGCGCGCTCGCTCCCTCCCCgtcctgctctttttttctatacctctttcactctcactccTTATTCCCACACATATTATTCCATTCTATAATTGACTCATGCACTGAATGATGTGGAAAGTCACGCTGGGAAAACAGACCAGCCGGGCCCCCACAAGTACTACAAAGTCAGACTGAGTGGAACAGGGGTTATCAAACCCAAGGAAAGGTTTCTGTCACAGTGTGGTGGCATGCAATTAGCTGTATAAAGATTATAAAGAtataaaggaaaaacaaacatgctcgCTAATTAGCTTCAGTTGAGACTGAAATCTCTTTCTTGCTGTTTGCACTGTTAAAAATCTCTGAGTGAAAGTCATCAGAGtgaaagaaatgtattttgtccGGTTCCAGTTAAAGAAATACGTGATTTGAATCATGGTAACGCTCCGTTTCTTctggtcgcctgtcaatggcGTCGTATcctctgtgtgcatgtggtttcctgccagaagctcaaaattggGCAGAAAACAGGGAGAAGCTGAAAGCAATGGTGATAAGGACAACAACTCCCATAATCCCATGCTGCTTCACAATGTCACCAAGCGCCGTCTTTTGTTAtggttttgattgagagacctgtagcagcagaagttacatactgtcACCTCCTTGTAACTTCCTGTCTTGTTTTAAACTGAAATCCAGCCACTTCTGGAACAAGTTGGATGAGTATTTTTgtcataaatgaaaaatgttgacgGCTCAGAATGAGAATGAACGATTGAATTGTTGCGCTGCGGTCACTGCTGCAGGTTAAAGATCTCACCGCCCCTTTAAGTGCAGGACTTAACACATAAAATATactgtcaaaggtcaaaggttatgAAGCTACTGGGTCACTCTGAATATAGTTCTGTAATCAAAGATGTTCAACTAATGTAGCAGATGTTTctctctgaatgtgtgtgtgtgatattctCAATATTGGCCTGTCCTGTTTCTCTCCATTACGCTGGAACATGGCTGCAGATGAAGGCAGTCGTCCCGCTGGCCTGGCTCCGCCATCCGCACCACATTAATCCCACGACAAACACTGAGACGTTAACAGGCGAAGCCATCTTGTCAGGTGACGGAAAAAACTTTGGCCTATCCCTTATGTGAAATAGAGACATCACAGCGGCATAGTTCGCGTCTTCCCATTCGGGAACATGCTGTGATGCCAGGCCTGGCTCACACACCGCACTTCACCAgggatgtaaacaaacagcGCTGGCTGGCCCCAAGCAGGCCACCCACTGCTGCAGAGGGCAGATCAGTGGCTGGAGTTACTGGAGTTTACGCAAGATGAGCTACGGTTGATACTGTAGAtagctacagtatgtgctgcTGGTAGTAAGGTGGAGCGCACGGATTCTTCTGTCAACTGCAGTAGCTGTTACAACTTGTAGACACTGTGTCTAAGatctttacattttctgtgtgacTGTCGCGTCTTTCAAATTGTTCTGATGGCAGATGGGTTTGTTTGTTGAACCATGAGACACTACAGGTGAAAACTAGCAGAATATGTTTTCCACCAACTAACCAGAGTGTCGTCAGAGAGGACAgcttacagagaaaaaaaactaacttaCTTAGAACCACTTACTTGGTTTTTACAGAGTATACTCATGGCcttcatcagtggatggagtttAGTTTGGTTTCAGTGAAGCAGGTTTTGCTCATGCTGAAAAGTAACAAAGTTAAGTTTTTCAAAATTAAGTCTAAATAGTAATCCTTCAGATTATGGCCCGCCATAGTCTTCTTCTATTATTACAGCGTACATCACGTTATCAATCTGGAACATAAAGAAAACTTATACTGAAGGTATTTTTAACAATTGAGCTAGGCTGTGCATACACTTTGAAGTTGATCCAAGCTGTCGATGTGTACTGTTCCTGAACGCAACACACGAAGGAAGGAGAAGCCGAAAAGTAAAGCAAATGACAAACTGGAGTGACAGCTTGAGGAAAGTCAAAAAATAAGTGTTAAATACTTTGGAAAAACTTCTCACTTCAATGTTATTGGCAATAGCAGTGAAAAATTGCAGTTTGATTGttgtacatgtatgtatttatggCATGTACATTTGTATCTTTCTACCAAGTGCAAAacagtctcagctccacactgaACTCAGACACAGTGAGTGTTTCTTTCTGGAGGTGTCACATCTCGACATGTCACCGTggggactgtgtgtgtctgtgtgatgaaTGATTACCTGCATACGTGCATGTGTGACCTCACGGTGCCTCTCTCCGGATCTGTgccctcaggtgtgtgtttacgtTGGTGACAGCTCGCTCTTGCAGACGTCTCTCTCGGCGACCTGCTGCATCCTCTCACCATCTGCAGTAAAAACCGCTGTTTCACAAAACACAGCACCAAACTTCACCCACGCTCGTCCACACCCTCCCCGAGGAGCCCGTCGGTGTTAAAAGGAGCAGCAGACTGTTGTGGCGTGCGcgttgtttgttagtttttcaGCGATGACGTCGTCACTGTATAACTCTGTTAACCACAGTCATTTCCGACGCTGCAGTCGCTTTTACTCAAATGCCAAATTGTTGTTTAATCACATGTGTGGAGTTGCACCTCACAAGGATGGGTGTTTACTTAACCACAGGCCTGTCTGTTTCAGTTCCGACCGAAACAAACCTGGAGATGTTGAAACACTTTAGCTGGCGGGACTTTAAGTGTCTTGTTAGTGTCAGACCTGCGCTTTTCATTGCAGCATTAAAGGTTAAATATATCTCCTGTTAATCATGTAATGAGATCTCTCAGGCCTCGTCCAGGTCTGTGGCTCAGTGGAGGCGTACGTCTCGGTGACCACACTGTGGTGCCACTACTACTAATACTGTGATATAATAAGACCACAGCAGCAGTCATCTGAGAAATATAGTATGGTATATTCTTGAACTGGCCGTTGTTAGTCTCAACTGTAGGAGGCTATTTGAAACTCCTGgttgtgtgcgtgcatgtgtgtgtgtgtgtgtgtgtgtgtgtgtgtgtgtgtgtgtgtgtgtgtgtgtgtgttggaccaCAAGAGCAGGCTTTCCTTCATTTATTACCACGATTAGAGGACGTATGGGCACAGTGCTGCGTAGAGAACTTTTGAACCCCAGGTAAAGCAAATTCCCACATGTCAAAgatccagatttttttttctctctcccataGGACCACACCCCATTTAGGCCTATGCATGTACTACAATTACTGTTctgatgaaacagagaaaaaagctgCTGCACGAGAGCTGGAAGCCAGATCAGAGGGGATACGATCATTTTGTAGTTGACCTCCCGCTGACCGCCAATATGGGACACTGttacagacgcacacacacacatactgtcaGCACACTCACTGACGGCACATGCATGAAGCTTCTGTATACaaaggaaagtgtgtgtttcttcccTGTCAGACATTGACTCTCTCTTTTTGAAGTGTTAAAGAATGATCCCAGTTCAGTGCCACCGCTCCGCAGAAGAGGTTTCTCATTAACCCGCGTAATGGATCAACTGAGTGAAGCTTTTACCTGAActtctcgtgtgtgtgtgtgtgtgtgagtgcacacacaccttcctgcCCTGGGCTGCAACCACTAGGCTTGGAATCACTGTTTAGTGTTGTGTTTGACCCGGGTGATTAGGTGTTTAAACTTGTGTCTCCTCCTCGTTAAGTGTTGGCAGATGCCAGACGCTTGAAAGCATGTGATGAGATATTGATGAAAAGGCTCCTATTTGTTTTTCTCGCTGTCTTCTGGTGATGCCGGCGAAAGCATTTCTGGGCTTTCGATAACACAAACAACATTCGCAGAGACGCCTAAACACGGAAAAAAGGCCTCTTACACAAGACACAGTCAGGTCAACCCAGCTCCTGTCGGGGAGGAGGTGGTCAgttgcagcagaaacacacaggaacaaacacacacacacacacacacacacacacacacacacacacacacacacacactgcagcttgtAGAAATGACAACATGTCTAAGTTGATCATATTAAAGGAAGCTAATGGTGCTTTGCTGCCCGTGTCCAGCTGCTGCCTGACAGTACGTAGGTTACAGTCTCTGCTGTGTATCCTTCTCTCATGTGCCACCACGTCTGTTTAGAATATCCCTTCTTAACAATTCAGCTTGAAGATCACACTGTGACATAGATTGGGAGCTGCGGGACATTTTCAGAACCTTGTTTGAATACATGCCCCTTATTTGCATGTCGGTCTGACGCCCCACCCGTTTTCTCTCATTCAccatttcccccttttttcttttccctcggTCAGATAATGCAACTCTTTCACTCGGCCGCTCTCTCCAATATTAGAGAAAGGCAGCAGACTTGTGCCGTGGCCTTCATTGCTAACACACTTTTGTAGTCCGTCAGTGTGTCTGGCTTCCAGAGTCAGGTGGAAAAGTGGCAGGAGGAGCTGCACTTTCAGATCTGTGTGAGGAGGCCCGAGGCTCGTGGCGTGACTGCCACCTAGTGATGGTTTAAGACACTGACGAACTTTCATCAGCTGTCCACTGTTATAACTGACCTCTGACGGAGTGATGTTTCCTGTTACTTGGGTGTCCATTATGCAGATGAAGTTAAAGAgccctaaccccccccccccccccctcctcctgtgtCGTCTCCCTCAGGCTCGCATGGCGCTGGATAAAGGAGCTCAGGCTGTTATCTttgatgtcagtgatgatgcCAACGCTGCAGCTGAGGTGAGTGAGCAGCCCCAGATAAAGACACAAAACGACACCATGATCAGTTAATGAATGTGTTAGATGAAGATGAACAACTGTGGTGTCTTTCTCCTCGTGCTTCGGTTGCGACCCAGCTGCGAGAGACAGACTCCCTCCCCCTTCCCGTCGTGCTGGTGAAGGCTGAGGACGCCGAGGAGCTGATGGGTTTGGTCAACAAGAATGAGGAGGCCAAAGTTCGTATTGAAATCATGGTGGAGCAGTCTAGATGGGTGAGCACaggagcgcgcacacacacacacacacacatacacacatctatCATGAGCTCTCATGCGCTGTGACTTTCCCTTTACTggctggaagaagaagaagaaacttcTCTGGGAAAGAGCAGAACAGAAATGAAGTTGTGTTCAGTGGGTAAATTTCATGTCATGTTAGCAGAGAGGCCACTCGAGagtctgtgtttaatgttgtttttgtgtgaaatacACAGGCTTTATTGTGAGCTGAGAGTTAGGATGCAAATGGACCATCAGGCATAGAGGGGAGAGGTCAGGAGATAGGCGTGGATGTTGATATCCACGGGTTCGCGGGCTTGAACACTGAAGGACATTTAGTAGATTTGTGGAGATTTAAAACAACCAAGTCATTCTTGCAGAGTGGtaatgctgctgtgtttcagaCTTTCATGTGGCTTCCTCTGAGGATTTTCTTGTAACTGCTAAACTTTCAAATATAGTGAAGTGGTGACTGTAAGATGATTATAAATATTCGCTCTCcttccattttcttttcctcttgtcaGCCACATTATGACGTGGGGATCCTGCTCACCATCGTCCTGGCTATTCTGACCATCGTCTTAATCTTCGCTTTCCGCTACAAGTGCAAGTCCAACAGAACCTGGGTGAGTGAAAGCAGCGACACCGGTAGGAGTGTAAAGCTTGCAGGTTGTCACTGATTTGGATCCACTGCTCAGCTGGAGGCCTTTCAAAGCTTTTTCTAACCCTTCCCTTCTTGTGCGTGCAGGACTCTGTCCATCAGCAGACCATGCGGGCCATTAGTCGACTGGAGACCAAAACCTACAGCTCTCAGGGCTGCTCAGGCTCACACCGCCACCGAGCGGCCTGGGGGTCGGCCAGCAGCTCCAACTCGAGCCCCGTCTGTGCCATTTGCCTGGAGGAGTTCCAGGACGGGCAGgtaggaggagggagagcgggGAACATACCTGTAGTCATTCAGGTATTGAAACgtgcacttttatttaaatctccctctgtctctcattcgCTCTCAGCATTTGAGGATCATCTCCTGCGCTCATGAGTTCCATAAAGACTGTGTGGACCCCTGGCTGCTGCAGCACCGCACCTGTCCCCTCTGCATGCACAACATCATGGGTGAGGACAAGAGTATTTCCAGTTAAGTTTTGTTAAAGAAGGACCGTCGAATCGTAGACTGCAATCTGTTTCCATCCACTGCATTAATACTCTGAAGTTTAGTTTTCAACAACAGgaaacttttcaaaacaaactaaCTGCTGCTTGTGTCCACAGGAACGGAGCGGCAGCCCCAGAGGAACAGACTCCAGCAGAGTCCAGAACAAAGCCAAGGCTTCCTGCACGCTCAGCCTTACAGCAGCCCACACAACCACCCCTTCCCTCAGCATGCTATCCCCTTCTCTATGAGGCCCCACTATCCTCGTGGACCCTCTGGACCATATCCCTCTCTGGGCCACTACAGTGGCTCTTCTCCCATGGACACCCAAACACTGCGTTTCCTCACCAGCAGGCCGCTCGGCTCCGGCTGCGGGTACCGCCTTCCTGCGGAGGGTCCCGGAAGGCCCCACAGGATTGGAGGTAACTGCAGGACGTCCACACACCACTACACCCCTCGTCGGTCCTGCCACAACTATCGCTCGTCCTGTCCGACCCAGCGCAGTGCATCCTGCTCCAGACTGCACCACACCGCCACTGTCCCACCACAGACCCGTGGAGCAGCAGCCCACAGCCGGCAGGACGAGGGCAGCTGCTCCGGCGGCAGCTACCACACAGAACGCAGTGGATACTTGGCTGACGGGCCAGCGAGTGACTCCAGCTCCGGGCCCTGTCATGGCTCCTCCAGTGACTCAGTTCTCAACTGTACTGACATATCCCTGCAGGGAGTTTATGGCAGCTGGTCCACCTTTCGTAGCTCTCTGAGTAGTGACTACGATCCATTTGTGTATTACGCGCCAGGTCCTGGGCGGGGGCCCCGCAGAAACAGCCTGGAGGCTGGTGCCCAGGCCCGGCCCAggtctctggactctgtggtGAACAAAGCGGGCTGCCCTGAAGAACAGCCACAGACTGTGCTCAGCCACATCCACTACCACCGCCACAGACACCACCACTACGAGGAGGGGGAGCACAGCCAGGGCCCGAGCAGAGGCTCGGACGAGGAGCAGGgggccgccgctgctgctgcacctgctgctCTCGTCCCGGACAAAGACTCACCTGTGTGTCCTCCTAAGCACAGCCCCTGCCTGTGCCCAAAGCCGGACCCAACAGATCGGCCGAGCCCGGGACAGACAGAGTGTCAGGACCTCGACCCCAGCAGCCCTACGGGACCTGCTGTCCTGATGTCCCCAATCCCCTTACAGCTCCAACCCCACTGCTGCCACCAGGGACACGGACACCCTCCCGCTCCTCTGGGGCGAGTGGGTGGCTGTGTGCTTGATGGTCCCTCAGTCCGCTTCCACCAGAGCCTGGATCTGCAGGATGACCGTAGCATCCACATTCACTACGGCCAGGGTCCGGGCTTCTGCTGCTCCCCCCCTGAGCTGCACCCCGCTCTGCTCCCCGTGCCCCTCATTCTGGACTCTGGAGGGATGGAGGACTGGACTTGCTGCGCCGGGGCCCATGTTGTGTGGCAGAAACGGGTGCAGCAGGCCCGCTCAGAGCCGCAGCTCCTGGGGCCTGGGACTCCTATGGACAGCCCCCCCTGCAGGTTCCCCCACGGGCCTGCTGCTGACTGCAACACAGACATTTGTTTATACTGCCAAACATTACACCACAATCAGGGTGGGTGTCTCACTGCTTTACCTTTCATAACAGCAACAGGTGTTGATTCTGGTTTCTATTGATTGTGACAGCACTGCAGTCACTAGTGTAAATGCTCAGTATGACGGGCGAGCCCTGTGAGTCTAGCAGAGGTCTCGGGTTTAGTGAAGCAGCAGAACGTGGGCGTGGTAATAATAAACATTCATTGcatcactttcttttctcttccagaGAAGTTTTTCTCACCTGGGGGTTTCTTAAAACCTGTCTGCTcgtgtttattttctttcttcttcttttttttttaaactctcgCTGACTTGAGCTGCTCTTGTGTCCACAGGATCAGAAGAGGAGTCCGGTGTGTGAGAACTTGTTGCATCCCCATTATCACGCTGCTACACAGGAGCCAGAATGGACAAGCCTCTCATTGGCTGATCGCTCTCATGTCTTCCACATGATTCCACCAGCAATGCCTTTCGTTCGGACGATTCCCCAGCTGCCGCCAGGATTCGAAGCTCACACACTGAAAAGCGCTTTCAGCCGAGCCGGTCGGGTTGttattaaaagtgaaattattgTGATTAGATTCTGCGAAAGAtgatttattatcaaaaatacatGGAATGATTTAACTGTTTAGAGACAGGGAGTTGCTAGGGAAACGACTCAGACACCACAAAGgggaaaaagtgtttttctgtgtttctcctgGTCAGTTCTAAAGAAGAATATTCATTACTGACATGATATCACAAGCTCCATGCTCCTTAGTGACAACTAACGAATGATCCTTGCTTTGGGTGTTGAGCCCTGATGAAGTGAGACTCCATCTGTGCATTGCTCAATTTAATATTACAAAAGAACTTGATTTATCTTAGAGGTACTTAACTTTCACTCGTGTGATCGTGGTCTTCCTTCGCTGAGTCCATCTCAGCTGAGGGAAGCTTTACCCTCCAGCCTACCTCAGCTCAGATTTCTTAACATGCCTCACACAGGGGGGTCTTTAAAGGTACTGCtgtagtaatttttttttttttttttcgtttgtgTGTCACAACCATGTAGCTCCCATAAACTCAACTCAAAAAGATCCTGTTGGCAGTCTGACCTGTCTAAACGGAGAGAAAGGTTGATGCTCAGCCCCTCAAACAATGAGCATTCACTGAGGTTGCTGAGCCGTGCATGGgccttgttttcattatttcaataatggcagctgtttttaacatttttgtttgtgtttttggatcattttctgttttgttttgttttttttgttgtttttttttgtagtgtgtaatttttttttcacctttcaaAATGAACCGGTTTTGACTGAATTATGTCATCGTCATTACAAGCTATTGTCTCGTTCTTGTCATTTCTCTTGCCAGTGGTTACTTCACATGTTTGACCTCAGTGCTGTTGAACCCCCTGATCTGTGCAGAGTGAACAGGCCTCACCAGAAGGATAACAACCACGTCCTCTGCTCCTTTAATGCCCATCTCATCACAATGTCCCATTATCCTCCAAAGaggatccccccccccccccccccccgcgcccCGCTGTCTCCCAGCAACTAAAGCTCTAGAAAAATGactatataataatgataataatataactgGAGTAAAGCCATGCTAGGTAGACTTCACAGTCCCCAGCATCAGCTGAGTCTGTTTGCATTAGCACCAGTTTAAAGAAAGCTTGGTGTGCTTTTCCCATGATTTCACACTACAATGGGTAGAGTCTGAGAAAAGTCTCAGGAACAATCAAACACTGGAAAGATGGGAAGAATTTATCTTAGTTACAGTAATGatacccacaaaaaaaaaaaaaacatcctttgtCGTGGTACATGTGCATCGCCAGTCCCTGCTTTTGAGCTTACAGCACTTGAAGGAAAATCCACCTTGAATCAGAAATCAAATACAGTATtgagattgattttttttttttttttttacattctggtagtttttaaatttttaaccATCTCTCAAAACTTGAAATGACAGAATCCATGTTTAACTCTTTGTTGCCCAGTACTCCCTCTGTGCTCCGACAAAATTCCTCTGTCCATTAAACTGTGTAGATAAAGGTCGACCTCACCGCGCCATCAAAGATCTTGTATTTGGCTGAACCGCAGACATCTTCATGCTCACATGTACTAGACTTAAATATTCccagatcagaggaggaggaattcTGTTTTAGCGTGGACTTTCCCTTAAAGGCtcagtgaaaatgtgaaaggaTTTTTCTTTGCAGTCAGACTGCAGACACactttagcttagcacaagCAGCAGACAAAGAGCTCATGGGTATTGCAGTGTAACCAGTAGCACTTACTAAAAGCCTCACACGTGCCTTATTCTTTCAAACTGTCCTAAATCAGGAAGCTCCTGACACACTAAGCTCTTACCTGTCTAACCAAAGACACAAAATCTTGAACACAGTGAACTTCTAACATGTGTTGtgccttttgttttcctgctttatCCCTGTCCTTAAATCTCAGAATTAAAACTTCCTTCACTGACAAGAGGGAACGTGCTAGAATCAAAGTGGAAATCATTTTGGACTCAATATTTTGGACAATCATGCAGAATTTTTCACCTGCAGTTCCTCAGAGTAATACCTCACACAGCGTCCTCTAGCTAAAGTATCACAGTTTCCTTGTCTGCTATTTTTCCTGCCCAAACAGTCTCTGAGATGGAAATGACTGAATTACAAGCAGCACTTTGGCTTCA
Coding sequences within:
- the LOC130182663 gene encoding E3 ubiquitin-protein ligase RNF43 isoform X2, which gives rise to MTVPQRRLAGLWPWLLMAALQVVLGQPGLESERPALRAVIKVTLLKNEPTGKPITLEGVFVGGSAGYAEGKLMQYHPLFLCNTSEDERQESDFITIVKLEHRVPRCLPLLDKARMALDKGAQAVIFDVSDDANAAAELRETDSLPLPVVLVKAEDAEELMGLVNKNEEAKVRIEIMVEQSRWPHYDVGILLTIVLAILTIVLIFAFRYKCKSNRTWDSVHQQTMRAISRLETKTYSSQGCSGSHRHRAAWGSASSSNSSPVCAICLEEFQDGQHLRIISCAHEFHKDCVDPWLLQHRTCPLCMHNIMGTERQPQRNRLQQSPEQSQGFLHAQPYSSPHNHPFPQHAIPFSMRPHYPRGPSGPYPSLGHYSGSSPMDTQTLRFLTSRPLGSGCGYRLPAEGPGRPHRIGGNCRTSTHHYTPRRSCHNYRSSCPTQRSASCSRLHHTATVPPQTRGAAAHSRQDEGSCSGGSYHTERSGYLADGPASDSSSGPCHGSSSDSVLNCTDISLQGVYGSWSTFRSSLSSDYDPFVYYAPGPGRGPRRNSLEAGAQARPRSLDSVVNKAGCPEEQPQTVLSHIHYHRHRHHHYEEGEHSQGPSRGSDEEQGAAAAAAPAALVPDKDSPVCPPKHSPCLCPKPDPTDRPSPGQTECQDLDPSSPTGPAVLMSPIPLQLQPHCCHQGHGHPPAPLGRVGGCVLDGPSVRFHQSLDLQDDRSIHIHYGQGPGFCCSPPELHPALLPVPLILDSGGMEDWTCCAGAHVVWQKRVQQARSEPQLLGPGTPMDSPPCRFPHGPAADCNTDICLYCQTLHHNQGSEEESGV
- the LOC130182663 gene encoding E3 ubiquitin-protein ligase RNF43 isoform X1; protein product: MTVPQRRLAGLWPWLLMAALQVVLGQPGLESERPALRAVIKVTLLKNEPTGKPITLEGVFVGGSAGYAEGKLMQYHPLFLCNTSEDERQESDFITIVKLEHRVPRCLPLLDKARMALDKGAQAVIFDVSDDANAAAELRETDSLPLPVVLVKAEDAEELMGLVNKNEEAKVRIEIMVEQSRWPHYDVGILLTIVLAILTIVLIFAFRYKCKSNRTWDSVHQQTMRAISRLETKTYSSQGCSGSHRHRAAWGSASSSNSSPVCAICLEEFQDGQHLRIISCAHEFHKDCVDPWLLQHRTCPLCMHNIMGEDKSISRTERQPQRNRLQQSPEQSQGFLHAQPYSSPHNHPFPQHAIPFSMRPHYPRGPSGPYPSLGHYSGSSPMDTQTLRFLTSRPLGSGCGYRLPAEGPGRPHRIGGNCRTSTHHYTPRRSCHNYRSSCPTQRSASCSRLHHTATVPPQTRGAAAHSRQDEGSCSGGSYHTERSGYLADGPASDSSSGPCHGSSSDSVLNCTDISLQGVYGSWSTFRSSLSSDYDPFVYYAPGPGRGPRRNSLEAGAQARPRSLDSVVNKAGCPEEQPQTVLSHIHYHRHRHHHYEEGEHSQGPSRGSDEEQGAAAAAAPAALVPDKDSPVCPPKHSPCLCPKPDPTDRPSPGQTECQDLDPSSPTGPAVLMSPIPLQLQPHCCHQGHGHPPAPLGRVGGCVLDGPSVRFHQSLDLQDDRSIHIHYGQGPGFCCSPPELHPALLPVPLILDSGGMEDWTCCAGAHVVWQKRVQQARSEPQLLGPGTPMDSPPCRFPHGPAADCNTDICLYCQTLHHNQGSEEESGV